The stretch of DNA AACAATTTGAACTTTCTGCTCAATAGTTGGTTCAATATTCATTGCAGCATCCGTAACAAAAATTAACTGATCATAGCCAGGCACTTCAAATGCTGCAACATGTGACAATACATTACCTGTGCGTAGACCGTATTCTTTATTTAATACTTCTTTTAAAATAGTTGCAGTGGATACATGTCCTTTCATTAAGACATCTGCTTCTTTACTAGACACTGCCTTTACAGCAAGTGCTGCAGCTTCTTTTTCATTAGCTGCTTGTACTACTTTTATCTTATCTTCCATTACGGCTAACCCATTAACAGACAATAACTCCATTATCTTTTCTTCATCACCAAAAAGTAAGAAGGAGGCTAATCCTTTTTTTACAGCTTCTGATACTGCCACCATTACTTCCGAGTCTTCTGCAGCAGCGACAGCTACCACTTTAGGAGTCATTTGGGTTGCTTTGTTGATTAATTGTGCTAGTTTCACTTCCAACCCTTCCTTTCTTGCTTACACTTTCATAAATGCAAGAACCGTGCCAACTTTTAAATATTGAAAACGCTTCATTTTTTATTTTTTGACCGTGCATTCCTTTGCAATATATGCAAAATATTGCATGCAACTTTATTCAATTTCGTATTTTTGCATTTTATAATATAAATTACGTATAGAAACACCAAGTTCTTTCGCCGTTTTTGTTTTATTTCCGTTATTTTTACTTAACGTCTTTTTTATAATACCCTCTTCATAACTCTCTAACATTTCCGTTAAGTTTCTGTTTTCCGGGATGAACATTTCTGTTTCTTCTTTTATATCTTCTTCATTTTTCGTGTTTAAATCAGGAATGTGAGATAAATCAATATACAGTTCATGATTATTCATAAAAATGATTGCACGACCTAAAATATTTTCCAATTCCCTTACATTACCTGGCCAATCATATTTCATTAAGTAAGTAATAGCACCTTCGGTTAACCCTTCAATTGTCCTACCATAATCTTG from Sutcliffiella cohnii encodes:
- the yqiS gene encoding phosphate butyryltransferase → MKLAQLINKATQMTPKVVAVAAAEDSEVMVAVSEAVKKGLASFLLFGDEEKIMELLSVNGLAVMEDKIKVVQAANEKEAAALAVKAVSSKEADVLMKGHVSTATILKEVLNKEYGLRTGNVLSHVAAFEVPGYDQLIFVTDAAMNIEPTIEQKVQIVNNSVNFARAVGVEVPKVAPLAAVEVVNPSMRATVDAALLTQMNKRGQIKNCIIDGPLALDNAVSQLAAEQKGIAGEVAGHADILFVPTIEVGNVLYKSLIYFAKAKVGAVITGAKAPIVLTSRADSAESKLNSLALAVSAV